Proteins from one Hemibagrus wyckioides isolate EC202008001 linkage group LG16, SWU_Hwy_1.0, whole genome shotgun sequence genomic window:
- the kcnip1b gene encoding Kv channel-interacting protein 1b isoform X3: MGMMFGTFSMQSAQVTRSHCRSDKVDDELEMTMVCHRPEGLDQLEAQTNFTKQELQVLYRGFKNECPSGVVNEETFKHIYAQFFPHGDASTYAHYLFNAFDTMNNGSIKFEDFVMGLSILLRGSVQEKLEWTFHLYDINRDGFINKEEMTEIVQAIYDMMGKYTYPALKGDAPKQHVDAFFQKMDKNKDGVVTLEEFVLACQEDETMMRSLQLFENVM, translated from the exons ATAAAGTGGATGATGAGCTGGAGATGACAATGGTGTGTCATCGGCCTGAGGGACTTGATCAGCTGGAGGCGCAAACGAATTTCACCAAGCAGGAGTTGCAAGTCCTCTACCGAGGATTTAAAAAC GAGTGTCCGAGTGGAGTAGTGAATGAGGAGACGTTTAAGCACATCTACGCTCAGTTCTTCCCTCATGGAG ATGCCTCCACATATGCGCACTACCTGTTTAATGCGTTTGACACAATGAATAATGGCTCCATAAAGTTTGAG GATTTTGTGATGGGTCTGTCCATTCTCCTGAGGGGATCAGTACAAGAGAAACTGGAGTGGACTTTTCATCTGTATGATATCAATCGAGATGGGTTCATCAACAAAGAA GAGATGACAGAGATTGTACAGGCCATTTACGATATGATGGGGAAGTACACGTATCCTGCTCTAAAAGGAGACGCTCCCAAGCAGCACGTGGATGCTTTCTTCCAG AAAATGGACAAGAACAAAGATGGTGTTGTAACATTGGAAGAGTTTGTTCTGGCATGCCAAGAA GATGAAACCATGATGAGATCCCTGCAGCTCTTCGAAaatgttatgtaa
- the kcnip1b gene encoding Kv channel-interacting protein 1b isoform X2 has translation MGAVVGMLTMQTKQRQTSRDKVDDELEMTMVCHRPEGLDQLEAQTNFTKQELQVLYRGFKNECPSGVVNEETFKHIYAQFFPHGDASTYAHYLFNAFDTMNNGSIKFEDFVMGLSILLRGSVQEKLEWTFHLYDINRDGFINKEEMTEIVQAIYDMMGKYTYPALKGDAPKQHVDAFFQKMDKNKDGVVTLEEFVLACQEDETMMRSLQLFENVM, from the exons ATGGGAGCAGTGGTGGGCATGCTGACCATGCAGACCAAACAGAGACAGACCAGCAGag ATAAAGTGGATGATGAGCTGGAGATGACAATGGTGTGTCATCGGCCTGAGGGACTTGATCAGCTGGAGGCGCAAACGAATTTCACCAAGCAGGAGTTGCAAGTCCTCTACCGAGGATTTAAAAAC GAGTGTCCGAGTGGAGTAGTGAATGAGGAGACGTTTAAGCACATCTACGCTCAGTTCTTCCCTCATGGAG ATGCCTCCACATATGCGCACTACCTGTTTAATGCGTTTGACACAATGAATAATGGCTCCATAAAGTTTGAG GATTTTGTGATGGGTCTGTCCATTCTCCTGAGGGGATCAGTACAAGAGAAACTGGAGTGGACTTTTCATCTGTATGATATCAATCGAGATGGGTTCATCAACAAAGAA GAGATGACAGAGATTGTACAGGCCATTTACGATATGATGGGGAAGTACACGTATCCTGCTCTAAAAGGAGACGCTCCCAAGCAGCACGTGGATGCTTTCTTCCAG AAAATGGACAAGAACAAAGATGGTGTTGTAACATTGGAAGAGTTTGTTCTGGCATGCCAAGAA GATGAAACCATGATGAGATCCCTGCAGCTCTTCGAAaatgttatgtaa